The genomic segment taattatcaatttcataatgtatttaattattagaagtaaattacatttcataaataatcctctatatattaatagagaagcactctcacaaaaaagctgaggtgtcacgCTCACATCTCTTCTGTgccttttttaataaatgcacTTAcatctcattattatttacataaatatatcattGACATACAGAAGgcaatgttattttatattagtttttttttaaataaaagatttaatcaacaattaaaatctggaaatgtatttaattatcaatttcataatgtatttaatttttagaagtaaattacatttcataaataataataaaattattcgtttatttaccacttttatacatttttctcattgtatttttaaacttaagattagtttaaattaaatcaattagtctaaaaaattattgttttatctatttaatggtatagtgatgtagataataatgtgaaacataaaatgtgtgaatttaatttttagaaacaaaaaaagacatcaaaaattTCTACACCAccttaaaattcttttccaagttcaaatattttacgggtgaaacgtattttacagaatataaatgtaaatttgcattagaaaaactttacttacataatcttgttttacacaaacaaatcttaaatctcaaataatattttcagtcttaatttttatttaatttgatttatccTGCACATAATGTGGGTTGGTCcctagtatttttttaaaatgacttAAATTAGAATTTGATAGCTATCAAATCCACAAGGATCGATCAATTTGTAGTTATGTATTATCAGAATTCATGAACTgtttagaaaattgaaaatatagatttttacaacaacaaaaaatttaaatatagatGCTACTTTTTTGTACGTTGAAATTCATTAtatactaggtactaacccgtgGAGAACCGCTGGCTGAactctttttaataaaaatttgtgataatttagtttattattatgttatttataatagtttgtgattaaaaatttggtttgattatattataattttttttattttaaaaatgtttattgaaaaccagtcaataaaacatttgcatgtaataaataaatttttttaaacatttgtcaactaaacacaatccttactaacatgtaaaaaagagcaactaaatatagctattaaaagttctaaaaagtctctttgaaaacaatgttcattgttttttttctgtgttttccttttcttgtctataataattttaatttgttgtggAAATTTTAATCTgttgtgattattttttaattaattatatttatttaattaattaattaatcttaattaagtttttaatggtaattgaatgtattttttacacattttaagattagtttcataattttatttcccaattaatatagtaggataaaatttgtagttgtagattttattcgattagatttttaaaatcttagctgttaaactttttttttaatacggaTTAGATTTacttctaatagattttttttttacttttctaccatttattttatttaatgtgtcctcattttcgtttttaattaattatatttatttaattaattaattaattttaattaagtttttctaatgcaattgaatgtaattttttacacatttaaggttttttcatatttgtacttcccaattaatatagtaggatttatGAAAATACCAccacatttattttgtttcgtacgttaaaattcattatttatttatgaaaatgcCACCACATTTATATTTTTGCTGATATTGCCACATTTCTTAGGATATCTCAACAATGAAGGTAAGAACTAAGgaggtgtattgaaaccatgattttggaagatttgatgggatttagaaaatttagaattttgaaagattttatggaacttgatatgatttattgtaaaattctttcaaggGAATTTTGTCAATTCTACCACATTTGCTTAAAAACTTTCAAGTTATACCACAAATAAAAACACCTTTTTCAATCTACCAAATGGGATAAATAAATTGACTAAACTGCCCTGCATGTAATATTGACTAGAAATAACACgtgaaatttttttatgtatttagatttttaaattgatttaccAAATAATTAACGATATATAATAGACAAAATATAAGTTGTGGACAATATTTGTCCTGCAaatgataattatatttgaCATAAGTTTATCTACCACCACTAAATTAGTGTGTCGTAAACTAATAAATGATAGACATTACTTATAAGTTGccattaaaaatattacagtAGACAAATATTTCTGTAGACAAGATTCTGGATAGTAGACAAAAATATTACAGTAGACAACAAATGTtgtagaccaaaaaaaataatgtaaaacaattaacatgaTGGACAAAAAAACATCATGGCCCATTTTCAGAAAACCTAATCTCCTTTTGCAACAATCTCATGGCATAGTGTGGCGGCTACACAGCAATAAACGGATGATCAGAGTTGAGGGACTCATTACCGGAGAGGAAGGGGACAACATAGACATACTGCAAAGAGACTTCAAGGGAACTTCAGCAGAAATTTGAATTGATGAAGATCTGAAGATTTGAGGTAGATCTAGGGGTAAAAGCTTCAACATATGAGATGTAGACAGAACTTGGGTCTATAGGAGTGTCGCTGGACTACATGGAGAACAGAAAAGAGATtgcaaaaaaaagttaacatagAGAACAAGatccaaaaaatcaaatcgaTGGTGCTTTTCTAGAGAGagaataggaagaagaagatagtgggGAGAAGACTCTTACGACATCCCttttttattagttaaaaaacaaatatacatttttcaaatcAATTTCAGTGGAAACAAATTGGAGGCTATTATGGTCTTTTAACTCGGATGCTTTTGGTATATCCGGAAAGATATTTTTAATGTGGTAGATTGGAATAGATTGAGTTTCCAATGTGGCATAACTCTTAAAATTctcttctttcaaatcccacataaaatcatgagatttggatttatctatttttaactaaacaagtCCCAcctaaatcctccagaatctcaaaaatcattaaaatccaaatccacaaactattttgaataacagtggattttaaagtagatttttaaatcatcagttcaataacagtagattttaatagactttttaaatacatgattgaataacatagaatttgtaagtttcacacaaatcacttaaaatgtcaagttgaatacaccccctaaaaATAACAGTGGATTGTGagtgattttaaatgatttttaacaaatttcatattcaataacaGTTAATTCGAGatgtaattttaaaatcactagttaaataacatgagatttttaaaataatcacaaatcctccaaaatcatgcTTTGAATACACATCCCTAAAATAGAAGGAGAAGAGACTATTTGGGTCAAGAGCTGTTTCTTTTATTACATGTGCATTTTTTTAGTCACAGCTTTCCAAGACAAGAGTGGTTCAAAGCATAATTAAACACATTTCATTCCACAATACAATACGAATAACTGTTTAGTTGTCCTCTCAAGAACTATATctataataatccaatatttCTTACACCACATATTGTTTTATCAACTCCTCTAAGAGCTGAGTAAGGAAAAGAAgctcagaaaaagaagaaaaaaaagaacaattgaACCCATGAATCCAGAAACCtgaaaaaatgttataataacGTATTCACTGATGACATTACCCCCTCCTTGATCAACTCTGCTGGATCAGTTTAAAATATTGTCTCGATGATAAAGAGTTCAACTACCCGAAGTTTTACCGGTTGTGAGAGTAACCGAAGATGAAAATCTGGGGACGAGCACTGCCTCGTTGCTTACGGATTTGGAAGCTGCCAAGTCTTCCAAAAGCTTCCATGTTGCTTCTCGTTTGGCTACGACCTTGGTTTCATTTGCTTCATCTTCTTGGAACTTGGCTAAGCATTCATCAAACAGAACTTGGTCTGTCTCTGCCAGTACCTTTCTCACATTTAAAGTCAGACTCTGAACTGCTTGGTGCCAATGGCCTCGTGTGTTTCTCTCCATAGCCGGGAACACAATTGGCATTATCACTTTAATGTTTTGAGTAATCAGGTTTCTTACGTGATCGTTGTTCCACAGAAACAGAGCCCTTTCAGCCACCTGAGAAAACAAGCAAATTTGAATCTAACAACTCTTAGCAGCATTTTAACACATTAACAAACCAAAGAGTCGCACCTGAAAATGTGAACTGTTGAGGCATCGGGCGATTTGACGGAATAAAGGAACCATACATCGCTGAAACTCAGCTGCTTGAGTTGCTTCCAAAACCTCTTCCAACTCCCCAAGAAACATAACTTCCTTTGAACTGTTAGTCACAGGCCAATACTTTAAAAGTCCTCTAATGACGGTATCAGCAAGCTTGAAGTCTTTCTCTACAAACTGAACAATGCAATAAGAAAGCTGTTGATGATAAGCAGCTGCACATTTAGGTCTGTGTAGTGGAATCAAGGCCCGGACAAGGAAAAGCTTATGCTCTTCTTTTAACGGCAATGCGAAACCATTAATTATACTTCCAAGAATCTCAAGCAACTCTGCTATGCCGTTATGTCTTTCAGTTTCGAATATGAACCTGTAGAAGATATTGTTGATGGCCTTTCTGATAAAAGGTCTGTGCACCATGAACTTCCCGTATATCCGATGGAGAATGGTTTTTAGATACTCCCTCTCCCTTTGGTCTTCAGAGtcaaacaaatccaaaagcttCAAGACAAAGGAATGGTCGATATATCTCTTTGCAAGCTTTGCATCAGTCATGGGAGAAGCCACAAATCTAAGGAGAAGCTCATAGACAACTTGAAGATGAGGCCAAGCCGGTTCCAACGCAGGctcctcatcatcaacatcaagcGTTTCAAGTATTTTGCTCTCGTGATTCGCAGAAGGAAACGTCCTGAAGAGATTAACAACAGCCACTTTAGCAATCTCCTGCATCGCTGCGTCGCTTAACTTTGTGGAAACCGTAGCGATATAATCAACAAGCTCAAGCAAAGTCTGTCtcttaatctctttctctctcagatTCTTGGAGGGGTCACTAAAGTCGAAGACAACGCAGCACATACTCAGTTTCTTGATAAAAAGATTAGGTTTCTCCAAGCTAGGAACGTCTCTAAAGCTAGGCAAAGCTTCATAAACCCCATTGGCTTGATTGGTTCTGTTACTCGtagaggaaggaggaggagcaacAGTGCCATTAGCTCCATTGGATTTGGAGATACTACTAGTACCCGAATTAGGGATGTAATATGAAttaacaccaccaccaccatcaccgtTTGGATTAGAGTCATTATGAGATGATTTAGATGGCTTCCTGGGAAGTTTCCCAAATATCTGCTTTATCATAACcacagaaaccctaattttaccTAAAGTCTAAGAATTTGTAATTCCTGTCACAGAGTTAGCTGAGAATACGTCACTTTGTCATGTTAAAACCTCAAAGCTTTGCTTTCTAAttagaaaaccctaatcattGAACAGCCCTGCATGCATAAATAAAACCCCCAATTTTCAAAATCGGAAACACAAACTCGCGAAATAGAATactaaattaaacatataaagaTCCATAAACTTTGGGAGAGATTCATAAGAGAGAGAGGAGCTTACAAATGGGCAgatgagtagagagagagatctgggTGGACTGGGAGGAGGAAATgaatagagaaatcaaaagaaacccTAAGAAAATGGGAGCAAAAGAAGGAtctttgtgattaaaaaaaccCCTCTagtttaaatgaaaaacaaaaaaaaaaacagctactttgttttgtttctctcaaactGAAtcgagcaagagagagagaaagaagggaaaaaaaggCAACGAAGCCcagcaaagagaaaaaagataTGGGAAGATACAGAACACAATACCAAAGATTAAGGttgtaatgaaaacaaaaatagggaaaaattaataaattgtcCCCTTCgctatctctcttcttctgtagatttttttcactgtaaaatctctctttctatGGCTTTCTTCGGATTCCGAATAACAGAAGACattatagaaattaaaatgaaaatgatttttttcaaaaataccaagaaATAGACAGATTGACAGGTAGGTTAATTTACCTTTTTGTCCCTGATTTAGGGGAGCGTGTTTATGATACGTTTGTGTCGTTTATGCGGCAACTGGTCAATTTCGTAAATGCGCGAGTCCGTGTCTATAAGTAATTTGCTTATTGGATAATTTTTTCGATTATTCTCTGCCCACCAGATACATATGGTGGCTGAGTCGTTAGCAATGGGATATGTATAGAtgacaatgaaaaaaaataattctgcAAAAGCTATAAACTGACTAAATCTGAAGAAAAGAGGTTTGATGAATCTAAAACAAATATCCAAAGAGAGCGTTGACCAAATAGTTCGAGTCAGCTATGATAGGGTTCAAAAAACACTTAAAACCAACAAGTCTAGAATTTCTGGATGACGACCGAGTTAGCAATACCGGCTTGCTCAATGGTTTGGTCCAAGTCTGTCAATTGTTTAGGAGGGAACCCCATGGTTAGTAACTGGTAGTCTTTCGAGCCGCCTGGTCTTGAAGCGTCGATGAACCCACGGACGTCTCGGACTGTGTGGTGGTGATTGAATCTGGATACGAGGCGTGTTCCGTCTGCTAATCTGAGCTGGATCGAGGTAGTTGGTGCTGCTGGATCTACTACTAGCCCTCTTGATGGTGCTGGTGCTGTGTTCATTGGTGCGGATGAGGTTTGTCGTTCTGCAGCAGCTGAACTTGATCCTGATCCGCTGGCTCCTAGAGTTCTTCCTACACCTAGGAATGGAATTTTGGGCTTTGGCGGTTCCTGTGAGTCAAGAGAGAGATACAAACATCAACATTATGGTCGCAAAATTCTACTACTTGAGTGGCTTCTCCAAAGAACATGTTAACTATTAAGGGAATGAGACTTACTGTGAAATTTTCTTCACGCCTGACGAGGTCGACATGAACGGGGATCTTCCTATCTTCTGGTTCGAGTTCATGGGGGCACTCTGACTTTGCAATGCTCTGCAAAATACAACATATGTATCAAGGATTCAAAAGTATCCAAGTGAATCGTGA from the Camelina sativa cultivar DH55 chromosome 12, Cs, whole genome shotgun sequence genome contains:
- the LOC104732110 gene encoding serine/threonine protein phosphatase 2A 59 kDa regulatory subunit B' gamma isoform, with the protein product MIKQIFGKLPRKPSKSSHNDSNPNGDGGGGVNSYYIPNSGTSSISKSNGANGTVAPPPSSTSNRTNQANGVYEALPSFRDVPSLEKPNLFIKKLSMCCVVFDFSDPSKNLREKEIKRQTLLELVDYIATVSTKLSDAAMQEIAKVAVVNLFRTFPSANHESKILETLDVDDEEPALEPAWPHLQVVYELLLRFVASPMTDAKLAKRYIDHSFVLKLLDLFDSEDQREREYLKTILHRIYGKFMVHRPFIRKAINNIFYRFIFETERHNGIAELLEILGSIINGFALPLKEEHKLFLVRALIPLHRPKCAAAYHQQLSYCIVQFVEKDFKLADTVIRGLLKYWPVTNSSKEVMFLGELEEVLEATQAAEFQRCMVPLFRQIARCLNSSHFQVAERALFLWNNDHVRNLITQNIKVIMPIVFPAMERNTRGHWHQAVQSLTLNVRKVLAETDQVLFDECLAKFQEDEANETKVVAKREATWKLLEDLAASKSVSNEAVLVPRFSSSVTLTTGKTSGS